One Bacillus amyloliquefaciens DSM 7 = ATCC 23350 DNA window includes the following coding sequences:
- the pepT gene encoding peptidase T, whose product MKNEIIERFTSYVKVDTQSDENNENCPSTPGQLTLANMLADELKSIGMTEITVDDNGYVMATLPANTDKDVPTVGFLAHVDTATDFTGKNVNPQIIESYDGHDIVLNDKLNVVLSPEQFPELSRYKGQTLITTDGTTLLGADNKAGIAEIMTAMAYLIKHPDIKHGTIRVAFTPDEEIGRGPHKFDVGRFNAAFAYTIDGGPLGELQYESFNAAAAKLTCYGKSVHPGTAKNKMVNASKIAMEFHHALPKEEAPEYTEGYEGFYHLLSMNGDVSEAALSYIIRDFDRERFTERKEYMQKTADALTAKYGKESIKLELHDQYYNMREKIEPVKEIVDVAYQAMKNLDIEPIIEPIRGGTDGSQLSYMGLPTPNIFTGGQNFHGKYEYISVDHMEKAVNVIVEIARLFEERA is encoded by the coding sequence ATGAAAAATGAAATCATTGAACGCTTTACCTCTTATGTAAAAGTCGATACACAGTCTGACGAAAACAATGAAAACTGCCCTTCAACCCCCGGACAGCTGACTTTGGCCAACATGCTGGCGGATGAATTAAAGTCGATCGGCATGACAGAAATCACAGTCGATGACAATGGGTACGTGATGGCGACTCTTCCGGCTAATACGGATAAAGACGTGCCGACTGTCGGTTTTCTGGCTCACGTGGATACCGCAACTGATTTTACCGGAAAAAATGTGAATCCTCAGATTATTGAGAGCTATGACGGACATGATATCGTTCTGAATGACAAACTCAATGTCGTCCTTTCGCCTGAACAATTCCCGGAGCTTTCCCGCTATAAAGGCCAGACGCTGATCACAACGGACGGCACGACGCTGCTCGGAGCCGACAACAAAGCGGGCATCGCCGAAATCATGACAGCAATGGCGTACTTGATCAAACACCCTGACATCAAACACGGCACGATCCGGGTCGCCTTCACGCCTGATGAAGAAATCGGCAGAGGCCCTCACAAATTTGATGTCGGCCGCTTCAACGCCGCATTCGCTTACACGATAGACGGAGGCCCCCTCGGCGAACTGCAATATGAAAGCTTCAACGCAGCCGCAGCTAAGCTTACTTGTTACGGAAAAAGCGTTCACCCCGGAACGGCAAAAAACAAAATGGTAAACGCTTCAAAAATCGCGATGGAATTTCATCACGCGCTGCCGAAAGAAGAAGCGCCGGAATATACGGAAGGATATGAAGGCTTCTATCACTTGCTTTCCATGAACGGCGACGTTTCTGAAGCCGCCCTGTCGTATATCATCAGAGATTTTGACAGAGAGCGCTTTACAGAACGAAAAGAATATATGCAGAAAACCGCCGACGCGCTTACGGCCAAATACGGCAAAGAAAGCATCAAGCTTGAATTGCATGATCAATACTACAATATGAGAGAAAAAATCGAACCGGTCAAAGAGATCGTCGACGTCGCATATCAAGCCATGAAAAACCTCGACATCGAACCGATTATCGAACCGATCCGGGGCGGAACCGACGGATCACAGCTCTCTTACATGGGACTGCCGACGCCGAACATCTTCACCGGCGGCCAAAACTTCCACGGAAAATATGAATACATTTCTGTCGATCATATGGAAAAAGCGGTAAACGTTATTGTTGAAATCGCCAGGCTGTTTGAAGAACGCGCGTAA
- a CDS encoding LURP-one-related/scramblase family protein encodes MNHFYIKERVFTFKNRFQVFLESGKEVFNAEGKLFSFGDELKLTDLDGRTLASVSQKLMSLVPRYEISVSGKPVCQVIKKVTFFKPKFEISGLGWDITGDVWGRNFQVTDGKSSRMTVSKTWMSWGDSYHLQIENEEDIVLCLAIAIVIDMVLFEGDK; translated from the coding sequence ATGAATCATTTTTATATCAAAGAGCGGGTGTTTACATTTAAGAATCGGTTTCAAGTGTTTCTTGAAAGCGGAAAAGAAGTCTTCAATGCGGAGGGAAAGTTGTTTTCGTTCGGCGATGAACTGAAGCTGACTGATTTGGACGGACGCACACTCGCCAGCGTCAGTCAGAAACTGATGTCGCTCGTTCCCCGTTACGAGATTTCCGTAAGCGGCAAACCTGTATGCCAAGTCATCAAGAAAGTAACGTTTTTCAAACCGAAATTTGAAATTTCCGGCCTCGGCTGGGATATTACCGGCGACGTGTGGGGACGGAATTTTCAAGTGACAGACGGAAAATCAAGCCGGATGACCGTCAGTAAAACATGGATGAGCTGGGGCGATTCCTATCATCTGCAGATTGAAAATGAAGAGGATATCGTTCTTTGTCTCGCAATCGCAATTGTGATTGATATGGTTCTATTTGAGGGTGACAAATAA
- a CDS encoding DUF4352 domain-containing protein: MRHKIITLLLAVVVIIILVNIGGGGGSSSSKTASSKAAESKEKLYNIGDTVKTEKTEVTVTKVEKRDSVGSEFVEKKASDGGVIVAVQYTVKNVSNKPLSSFSIPSVKLVDSKGTSYDPDIDASSTYATETKVNNSKILSDLNPNIKVTGVKAFEVDKNAYAKGTWKIKFSNDVEVKVK, translated from the coding sequence ATGAGACATAAAATCATCACATTGCTTTTGGCAGTAGTGGTTATTATCATTCTCGTAAACATCGGCGGCGGAGGCGGGTCTTCATCATCTAAAACTGCGTCTTCAAAAGCTGCGGAATCCAAGGAAAAGCTGTATAACATCGGTGACACTGTTAAGACTGAAAAAACTGAAGTTACTGTTACGAAGGTGGAAAAAAGAGATTCAGTAGGATCTGAATTTGTCGAGAAAAAAGCATCTGACGGAGGCGTTATCGTCGCTGTCCAATATACAGTTAAAAATGTTTCAAACAAGCCGTTAAGCTCTTTCTCCATTCCGAGCGTGAAATTAGTAGATTCTAAAGGAACTTCCTATGATCCGGATATTGACGCTTCATCGACTTATGCAACGGAAACAAAAGTGAACAACAGTAAAATTTTAAGTGACCTGAACCCGAACATTAAGGTCACTGGAGTGAAAGCCTTTGAAGTTGATAAAAACGCATACGCTAAAGGCACTTGGAAAATAAAATTCAGCAACGATGTTGAAGTAAAAGTTAAATAA
- the galE gene encoding UDP-glucose 4-epimerase GalE, which yields MAILVTGGAGYIGSHTCVELLNSGYEIVVLDNLSNSSPEALERVKDITGKGLVFYEADLLDRDAVQRVFAENEIEAVIHFAGLKAVGESVAVPLRYYHNNLTGTFILCEVMQAYGIKKIVFSSSATVYGVPETTPITEDFPLSATNPYGQTKLMLEQILRDLHKADPEWSIALLRYFNPFGAHPSGRIGEDPNGIPNNLMPYVAQVAVGKLEQLQVFGNDYPTKDGTGVRDYIHVVDLAEGHVRALEKVLDTTGADAYNLGTGRGYSVLEMVKAFEKVSGKAVPYRFAARRPGDIAACFADPAKAKAELGWEAKRGLEEMCADSWKWQSSNVNGYQKV from the coding sequence ATGGCGATTTTAGTGACAGGCGGAGCGGGTTATATCGGAAGCCATACATGTGTCGAGCTGTTAAACAGCGGCTATGAGATCGTGGTTCTGGATAATCTGTCAAATAGTTCACCGGAAGCATTGGAGCGGGTAAAAGACATTACCGGAAAAGGGCTTGTGTTTTATGAAGCGGATCTTCTGGACCGTGACGCCGTTCAACGGGTATTTGCTGAAAATGAGATTGAAGCCGTCATTCATTTTGCGGGATTAAAAGCGGTCGGTGAGTCTGTGGCTGTTCCGCTCCGTTATTATCATAATAATCTGACGGGAACGTTTATTTTATGTGAAGTCATGCAGGCATACGGTATAAAAAAAATCGTCTTCAGTTCATCAGCGACGGTTTACGGCGTTCCGGAAACAACGCCGATCACAGAGGATTTTCCGTTAAGCGCGACCAATCCTTACGGGCAGACAAAGCTGATGCTGGAACAGATTTTGCGCGATCTGCATAAGGCGGACCCTGAATGGAGCATTGCGCTTCTCCGTTACTTTAATCCGTTCGGCGCGCATCCGAGCGGCCGGATCGGGGAAGACCCGAACGGCATCCCGAATAATTTAATGCCGTACGTCGCCCAAGTCGCTGTCGGCAAGCTTGAGCAATTGCAGGTGTTCGGCAATGATTATCCGACGAAGGACGGCACAGGCGTGCGGGATTACATCCATGTCGTTGACCTTGCCGAGGGCCACGTCAGAGCGCTTGAAAAGGTGCTGGACACAACGGGCGCCGATGCCTATAATCTCGGCACGGGAAGAGGCTACAGCGTTCTTGAGATGGTCAAGGCGTTTGAAAAAGTATCGGGAAAAGCAGTGCCGTATCGTTTTGCCGCCCGGCGCCCGGGAGACATCGCCGCATGCTTCGCCGACCCGGCAAAAGCGAAGGCTGAACTGGGCTGGGAAGCAAAGCGCGGTCTTGAAGAAATGTGCGCCGACTCTTGGAAGTGGCAATCCTCCAATGTGAACGGATATCAAAAGGTGTAA
- a CDS encoding 5-methyltetrahydropteroyltriglutamate--homocysteine S-methyltransferase: MSQQNTEQPLHTLLRKNPPFRADQVGSLLRPAAVKQARLQRAADEISAEQLREIENKEIIRSVEKQKETGLNVVTDGEFRRAWWHFDFLENLDGVEAFTPESGIQFHNVQTKARGIKVTGDIDFSQHPILEDYKFLHSIAGDAVPKMTIPSPNMLFFRGKLEKAAYQNDYQQFQHDVSQAYKKAIQAFYDAGCRYLQLDDTAWAVFLSEAGLRQIEAFGTTPDELRRLFAASINDAIKDRPADLKVTMHICRGNFQSTWTAEGGYDAAAETIFDGLDLDGLFLEYDDSRSGGFEPLRYVKRSDLQLVLGLITSKHGELEDKDAVKRRIEEASQYVSLDQLCLSPQCGFASTEEGNLITEEQQWAKLRHVVDIADEVWK, from the coding sequence ATGTCACAGCAAAACACAGAGCAACCATTGCACACTCTTCTAAGAAAAAACCCGCCGTTTCGCGCGGATCAGGTCGGAAGCCTGCTGCGGCCGGCGGCTGTGAAGCAAGCCCGTCTGCAAAGAGCGGCTGATGAGATTTCGGCAGAACAGCTGCGCGAAATCGAAAACAAAGAAATCATCCGCAGTGTGGAAAAGCAAAAAGAAACCGGCCTCAATGTCGTGACAGACGGCGAATTCCGCCGTGCCTGGTGGCATTTCGATTTTCTCGAAAACTTAGACGGCGTCGAAGCGTTTACGCCTGAGAGCGGCATTCAGTTCCACAACGTACAGACGAAAGCGCGCGGCATTAAAGTAACGGGAGATATTGATTTTTCTCAGCATCCGATACTTGAAGATTATAAATTCCTGCACAGCATTGCCGGCGATGCTGTGCCAAAAATGACCATCCCAAGCCCGAATATGCTGTTTTTCCGCGGAAAATTGGAAAAAGCGGCGTATCAGAACGATTACCAACAATTTCAGCATGATGTATCACAGGCGTATAAAAAAGCGATTCAGGCTTTCTATGACGCCGGGTGCCGCTATCTTCAGCTCGATGATACCGCATGGGCCGTTTTCTTATCGGAGGCGGGGCTTCGTCAGATTGAAGCTTTCGGCACGACGCCGGATGAGCTGCGCAGGCTGTTCGCCGCTTCCATTAATGACGCCATCAAAGATCGTCCTGCCGATCTGAAGGTTACGATGCATATCTGCCGCGGCAACTTCCAGTCCACATGGACGGCTGAAGGCGGATATGATGCGGCGGCGGAAACGATTTTTGACGGACTTGACCTTGACGGATTGTTCTTGGAATATGATGATTCCCGCTCCGGCGGCTTTGAACCGCTTCGTTATGTCAAACGCTCTGATCTTCAGCTTGTGCTCGGTTTGATTACGTCGAAACACGGCGAACTCGAAGACAAGGATGCGGTTAAACGCCGGATTGAAGAAGCTTCTCAATATGTCAGCCTGGATCAGCTTTGCCTCAGCCCGCAATGCGGGTTCGCTTCGACTGAGGAAGGAAATCTGATCACAGAAGAACAGCAATGGGCGAAACTGCGCCATGTCGTCGACATTGCCGATGAAGTCTGGAAATAA